A window from Chlamydia gallinacea 08-1274/3 encodes these proteins:
- the uvrA gene encoding excinuclease ABC subunit UvrA, protein MKHPVRICGITVRNLKNISIEFLPGEIILLTGVSGSGKSSLAFDTIYAAGRKNYVSTLPAFFATTLATLPDPAIEHLVGLSPTIAVKQQPYSHHVHATVGSATELSQHLALLFSLDGEARDPSTKKILQLQSKEKILTIVENLPNNTQITLLAPLKDTSIASIQECIRQGYTKVRIHDKTITPIYPFLSQPLDDKAPVDIVVDTLIKNETNKARLKVSLLAALSLGEGQCHLVTPDYEETFSTQIYVPETQRTYTPLTPQAFSPHSLQGRCLSCQGTGILVTIDNPSLIQQNLSIRENCCTLAGNCSTYFYHTLYQALADTLHFSLDTPWKDLSQEVQQAFLYGKGYLVLPVRLFDSTLGKKMLSHKLWKGILNDIGEKVRYSAKPKEHLPPGTSACPCPTCQGSGIEEYACAATWKGKTFVEFQKMPLNDLFYFLSTVQGESQAISEVLDGLRNRLSLLIDLGLPYLTLDRTLSTLSGGEQERTVLAKHLGAELSGITYILDEPSIGLHPQDTHKLIRVIQKLRNQGNSVLLVEHDEKMISFVDRIIDIGPGAGIFGGEVLFNGSPKDFLQSCQSLTAKYLRQELKIEIPQKRPPTTAQISLTHITTNNLKDITITLPLERITAVTGVSGSGKSSLINDTLVPAVENIIQGNPSPFLTISGGKIERLVHSTRDLPGRSQRSIPLTYIKAFDELRNLFAQQAKSKRLGLTKGHFSFNLSLGSCSECQGLGSIAVSEDLVPIPCSLCQGKRFQPQILEVQYQGKSIADILEMTAYEAEKFFITTPSIHEKIHALCMLGLDHLPLGRPLSSLSGGEIQRLKLAYELLSPGKKPTLYILDEPTTGLHTHDVHSLIPVLLSLTYQGHTVILIEHNMHMVKIADHILELGPEGGERGGYLLASCSPEELIHLDTPTAKALRPYRNNTLQLSEQLHPTPVPSFPKEIIVRDAYHHNLKHIDVSIPRNSFTIISGPSASGKHSLVFDILYASGNITYAELFPTYIREALIKQTPLPQVKSVRGLSPVVAIKKTGIRKNSRHSLASSLGITKNLEKLFSLLGKPHSPVTGEALIKITPQTIVDHLLAHYLNSYVTITSPLSPDEDIDLSLKTKQKEGYLKVFANNTCYDLEEPLPQVLKDPAIVVQHMKITKNHISSLLSSITLAFSLSSTIRLHIHHSPQKTETLSYALGWQDSQGVQYPHITHKHLSREHREGQCPQCLGSGTVEKLSFLEHKEKICDYTPLDLFHYFFPESSPQPVLHLLKTLRIPKHKKIKDFSSSEEQQLFLKESNDSLEKIFLDAWHLDSSCSLLHPLISSKTCPSCHGWGIHPYAQEVRIHTVSLVQIYQEDTHFLRKFLSTIDDPSAQPLVQKLTICLNYIDKVGLSYITLSQEQHTLSDGEYYRLHLAKKISTNLTDIVYLLENPLSGLHPHDFPIIVNLLKELVSNHNTVIATDCNTESLSYADHTITLGPGPGPQGGYITTYQPVPIDYFPLESSTTPEIFSINLSIHNINNLHVEVPVQRIVAIAGVSGSGKTSLLVEGFYKHAQQLITKGASPYFSHVVLLDSHPISSLQRSDISTYFHVAPHLRNFYASLTQAQALNLSPSMFSTNTKQGQCSDCLGLGYHLIDRAFYALEKRTCPTCSGYRIQPLTQEVVYEGIHFGKLLQLPIVEVAKMFAFLKNIQAPLQALIQGGLGYLPLGQNLASLSLSEKISIKITKALYLPPKKPTLFLLDEVSTSLDKDKKNSLYKVFRSLTSQGHSIIYIDHDLELLKRADFIIELGPGSGKHGGNILFSGHPKDITTATASILKTYLS, encoded by the coding sequence ATCAAACATCCCGTACGTATTTGTGGCATTACTGTTCGTAATCTCAAAAATATTTCTATAGAGTTCCTCCCAGGAGAAATTATTTTACTCACGGGAGTCTCAGGTTCTGGGAAATCTTCATTAGCATTTGATACAATTTATGCCGCAGGTAGAAAGAATTATGTATCTACACTTCCCGCATTTTTTGCCACTACCCTAGCAACTCTCCCTGATCCAGCTATAGAACATCTGGTTGGATTATCTCCCACAATCGCTGTGAAACAACAGCCATATTCTCATCACGTACATGCTACTGTAGGTTCTGCTACAGAATTATCTCAACATTTAGCTTTGTTATTCTCTTTGGATGGTGAAGCTCGTGACCCAAGTACAAAAAAAATTCTTCAGCTACAGAGTAAAGAAAAAATACTCACGATTGTAGAAAATCTTCCCAATAATACACAAATTACTCTACTTGCCCCTCTAAAAGACACAAGCATAGCCTCAATTCAAGAATGCATAAGACAAGGGTATACTAAAGTACGTATTCATGATAAGACGATTACTCCCATTTATCCCTTTCTTTCTCAACCCCTTGATGATAAAGCGCCTGTTGATATTGTCGTGGATACCTTAATAAAAAATGAAACAAATAAAGCACGTTTAAAAGTAAGCCTCCTTGCTGCCCTTAGCTTAGGAGAAGGACAGTGCCACTTAGTAACCCCGGATTATGAAGAAACCTTTTCTACACAAATCTATGTCCCAGAAACACAACGAACCTACACCCCTCTAACTCCACAAGCATTCTCCCCTCATAGCCTCCAAGGGCGCTGTTTATCTTGTCAAGGAACAGGAATCCTAGTAACTATCGATAATCCATCTCTTATTCAACAAAATCTATCAATTCGTGAAAATTGCTGCACATTAGCAGGCAACTGCTCAACCTATTTTTATCACACCCTATACCAAGCTCTTGCAGATACTCTGCACTTTAGTTTAGACACTCCCTGGAAAGATCTTTCTCAAGAAGTGCAACAAGCATTTTTATATGGCAAAGGTTACCTTGTTCTTCCCGTACGTCTATTTGACTCTACCCTGGGAAAAAAGATGCTTTCTCATAAACTCTGGAAAGGCATCCTTAATGATATCGGAGAAAAAGTCCGTTACTCTGCGAAACCCAAAGAGCATCTTCCCCCGGGGACCTCAGCATGCCCCTGCCCCACATGCCAAGGAAGTGGAATTGAAGAATATGCTTGTGCAGCAACATGGAAAGGAAAAACCTTTGTAGAATTCCAAAAAATGCCTTTAAATGATCTTTTCTACTTTCTTTCTACTGTACAAGGAGAATCGCAAGCGATTTCAGAAGTTTTAGATGGCTTACGCAATCGTCTCTCCCTTCTTATAGACTTGGGACTTCCTTATCTCACCTTAGACAGAACATTATCTACCCTCTCAGGAGGAGAACAAGAGCGCACAGTATTAGCAAAACACCTAGGAGCAGAATTATCCGGAATTACCTACATCTTAGACGAGCCTTCCATAGGGCTACATCCTCAAGATACACATAAACTCATTCGTGTGATTCAAAAACTCCGCAATCAGGGTAATTCTGTTCTGCTTGTAGAACATGATGAAAAGATGATTTCCTTTGTGGATCGTATTATTGATATTGGCCCTGGAGCAGGAATTTTTGGAGGAGAAGTCTTATTCAATGGTTCTCCCAAAGACTTTCTTCAGTCATGTCAATCTCTAACAGCAAAATACCTCCGTCAAGAACTCAAAATAGAAATTCCTCAAAAACGCCCTCCAACAACAGCACAGATTTCTTTGACTCATATAACAACAAACAACTTAAAAGATATTACGATTACCTTACCTTTAGAAAGAATCACAGCTGTCACCGGTGTATCAGGATCAGGAAAATCTTCATTGATCAATGATACTCTAGTCCCTGCTGTGGAAAACATAATTCAAGGAAATCCCTCTCCCTTCCTAACAATATCTGGAGGGAAAATCGAACGCTTAGTACATAGTACTCGTGACCTTCCTGGACGCTCACAACGCTCCATTCCTTTAACCTACATTAAAGCGTTCGATGAACTCAGAAATCTCTTTGCTCAACAAGCAAAAAGCAAACGCTTGGGATTAACCAAAGGACATTTTAGTTTTAACCTATCTCTAGGCTCATGCTCAGAATGTCAAGGGCTTGGCTCTATTGCTGTGTCAGAAGATCTCGTTCCTATCCCATGTAGCTTGTGCCAAGGGAAACGCTTCCAACCTCAAATTCTAGAAGTTCAGTATCAAGGGAAAAGTATTGCTGATATCTTAGAAATGACAGCATACGAAGCTGAAAAATTTTTCATCACTACCCCGAGTATACATGAAAAAATCCATGCCCTATGCATGTTAGGTCTTGATCATCTTCCCTTAGGTCGTCCCTTATCCAGCTTATCGGGAGGAGAAATCCAAAGGCTAAAACTTGCCTATGAACTCCTCTCCCCTGGTAAAAAACCTACCTTATATATTCTTGATGAGCCTACAACAGGCTTACACACCCATGACGTTCATTCGCTGATTCCTGTATTGCTTTCATTAACATACCAAGGACACACAGTCATACTGATCGAACACAACATGCATATGGTGAAAATTGCTGACCACATTCTTGAACTCGGCCCTGAAGGTGGAGAACGGGGAGGATATCTACTCGCCTCCTGTTCTCCCGAGGAATTGATTCACTTAGACACTCCCACAGCTAAAGCCTTACGACCCTATAGAAACAATACTCTGCAACTTTCTGAGCAACTACATCCTACTCCCGTGCCTTCCTTTCCTAAGGAAATCATCGTTCGCGATGCATATCATCATAATCTGAAACACATTGATGTCTCTATCCCTCGCAATTCTTTTACAATAATTTCAGGACCTTCGGCCTCAGGAAAGCACTCTTTAGTGTTTGATATTCTCTATGCCTCAGGAAATATTACTTATGCAGAGCTATTCCCTACATATATTCGGGAAGCATTAATTAAACAAACTCCCCTACCTCAAGTAAAAAGTGTGCGTGGATTATCTCCTGTTGTCGCGATAAAAAAAACAGGAATCAGAAAAAACTCAAGGCATTCTTTAGCTTCTTCTTTAGGTATTACAAAAAACCTAGAAAAACTTTTTTCTCTTTTAGGAAAACCACATTCTCCAGTGACAGGAGAAGCACTGATAAAAATTACTCCTCAAACAATTGTGGATCACCTGCTTGCGCATTACTTAAATTCTTATGTAACAATTACTTCCCCCCTATCTCCAGATGAAGACATTGATCTATCTCTAAAAACAAAACAAAAAGAGGGGTATTTAAAAGTATTTGCAAACAATACATGTTATGATCTTGAAGAGCCTCTTCCTCAAGTTCTCAAAGATCCAGCTATTGTAGTGCAACACATGAAAATCACTAAAAATCACATATCTTCATTGTTGTCCTCTATAACATTAGCCTTTTCTTTGTCTTCGACAATACGTTTGCATATTCACCATTCTCCACAAAAAACAGAAACTCTTTCTTACGCTTTAGGTTGGCAAGATTCACAGGGCGTACAGTATCCCCATATTACACATAAACACCTCTCTCGAGAACATAGAGAAGGCCAGTGCCCACAATGCCTAGGATCAGGAACAGTAGAAAAGCTCTCCTTCTTGGAACATAAAGAAAAAATCTGTGACTACACACCTCTTGATCTTTTTCATTATTTCTTTCCTGAAAGCTCTCCTCAGCCTGTCCTCCATCTACTTAAAACACTAAGAATTCCCAAACATAAAAAAATTAAAGATTTTTCCTCTTCAGAAGAGCAACAGTTATTTCTTAAGGAAAGCAACGATAGCTTAGAAAAGATCTTTTTAGATGCATGGCACCTAGATTCCTCATGCTCTTTACTACATCCCCTCATATCTTCTAAGACATGTCCTTCTTGCCATGGTTGGGGAATACACCCCTATGCTCAAGAAGTACGTATCCATACAGTTTCTCTTGTCCAAATTTACCAAGAGGACACACATTTTCTTAGGAAATTCCTCAGTACTATTGACGATCCTTCTGCACAACCCCTAGTACAAAAATTAACTATCTGCCTGAATTACATTGATAAAGTAGGGTTAAGCTACATTACCTTAAGCCAAGAACAACATACTCTCAGTGATGGGGAGTACTACCGTCTACACTTAGCAAAAAAAATCTCTACAAATCTCACGGATATTGTGTACTTATTAGAAAATCCCCTTTCTGGTCTTCATCCTCACGATTTCCCTATAATAGTCAATCTTCTCAAAGAGCTTGTTTCCAATCACAACACAGTAATCGCTACAGACTGCAATACAGAATCTCTATCCTACGCAGATCACACGATTACCTTAGGCCCTGGACCCGGACCACAAGGAGGCTACATAACCACATACCAACCTGTACCTATAGACTACTTTCCACTGGAATCTTCTACTACACCAGAAATTTTCTCTATAAACCTGTCTATTCATAATATTAACAACCTTCATGTCGAAGTTCCTGTGCAGAGAATCGTGGCGATTGCAGGAGTATCTGGATCAGGAAAAACCTCATTATTAGTAGAAGGTTTTTATAAACACGCGCAGCAACTCATCACTAAGGGAGCTTCTCCTTACTTCTCCCATGTTGTCCTTCTAGACTCGCATCCTATATCCTCTTTACAACGTTCAGATATCAGCACGTATTTCCATGTGGCTCCTCATTTGAGAAATTTCTATGCTTCTCTTACACAAGCCCAAGCATTAAATCTATCTCCTAGTATGTTTAGTACAAACACAAAACAAGGACAATGTTCTGATTGTTTAGGGTTAGGATACCACCTCATAGATCGTGCATTCTATGCATTAGAAAAACGTACATGTCCCACATGTTCAGGATACCGTATTCAACCGCTTACCCAAGAAGTGGTTTATGAAGGCATACACTTTGGAAAGCTCTTACAGCTTCCCATAGTTGAAGTAGCAAAAATGTTTGCTTTTCTTAAGAATATCCAAGCGCCTCTCCAAGCATTAATCCAAGGAGGACTTGGGTATCTCCCCTTGGGACAAAATCTTGCTTCTCTATCTCTTAGCGAAAAAATTTCTATAAAAATAACCAAGGCTCTCTACCTACCCCCGAAAAAACCCACATTATTTCTCTTAGACGAAGTCTCGACATCACTAGATAAGGACAAAAAGAATTCCTTATATAAGGTATTCCGTTCTTTAACATCTCAAGGCCACTCGATTATCTATATAGATCATGATCTCGAATTACTAAAACGGGCAGACTTCATCATTGAACTTGGACCTGGATCTGGGAAACATGGGGGAAATATTCTGTTTTCAGGTCATCCTAAAGACATAACAACAGCAACTGCATCTATATTAAAAACGTACCTAAGCTAA
- the pknD gene encoding serine/threonine-protein kinase PknD, whose amino-acid sequence MQRYDIIRMIGKGGMGEVYLAYDSICSRKIALKRIREDLSSHVLLKKRFLREAKIAADLVHPGIVPVFTICSDRDPVYYTMPYIEGYTLKSLLKKAWGDDPLSEELAEQTSVENLLSIFHKICSTVEYVHSRGILHRDLKPDNVLLGLFSEVVILDWGAAVFKEMKEDPCMDIDVPLDHFSFRNMTVPGKVVGTPDYMAPERLSGAPASEKTDIYALGVILYQMLTLSFPFRTKKGKAMRRQGISFPEDVAPHREIPPFLSQVVMKALAADPRERYSSVRELKLAIEQYLRGSPSWFPKVILHIQDTSCWRFHEPILLSKYFPTLKISPALWCSLAISKIESFSEVRLEYTLTRKGLIEGFGMFLPPFEENNYRDFYRGYGFWLHLCDDILFVSLVKDGLEIQKTSHHVPSEKQKFSLAFERQNHRLSLLVDHAVVMLHMDYFPGRGGCIGVIIQDMADLCSGITVLESSSSLQVSCLAVPDAFLNEKLYDHAITFYRRIVESFPGRREGYEAQFRIGIAKLEKASSLSDARGFSEALEEFSVLHHSPVAPLEYLGKALVYQRLKEYNEEIKSLVLALKRYPQCSEISRVRDHVIYRLREALYRGHRLTLVLMLLVLHIAPQSIAPAEEKYFFCGLQEKISATLFCNLDVSPVDFRSSKMELLLSFWSGFTAFLPGLFQRSWDLKDYRGLADILYSAMEIGDKEFVVEHSEILRQNLLHIPRSEDIVEIHPEKLLVFLLALQDMIHGELPKKIFSRVEDLDSVLIVYLFDLFAKEALIQGQGEQILNVIPLLVPYLSDQQYREYLLPYEIFAYLWLKEDRKVGDLLSRNYSTDEWLDSRSYAFIFYGCWLALTEDPQLAYIHFSGYSDDSVSPKSLLGWAYSALGLPSQDTNLSYQEQKILLLQKFVFAHCLGNHEERDSYQAAYHLCRQERPL is encoded by the coding sequence TTGCAGCGTTATGATATTATCAGAATGATTGGTAAAGGAGGTATGGGAGAGGTATATTTAGCCTACGACTCTATATGCTCGCGTAAGATAGCTTTAAAGAGAATACGTGAGGACCTCTCTAGTCATGTTTTATTAAAAAAGCGTTTTCTTAGAGAAGCCAAAATTGCTGCTGATCTTGTCCATCCTGGGATTGTTCCTGTTTTTACTATTTGTAGTGATCGTGACCCTGTGTATTATACTATGCCTTATATTGAAGGGTATACATTAAAGAGCCTTTTGAAAAAGGCATGGGGAGATGATCCCTTATCTGAGGAACTTGCTGAGCAAACTTCTGTAGAAAATTTACTTTCTATTTTTCATAAAATTTGTTCCACAGTAGAGTATGTGCATTCTCGTGGTATTCTTCATCGGGATTTAAAGCCTGACAATGTATTGCTGGGGTTATTTAGTGAAGTTGTTATCCTAGATTGGGGAGCCGCAGTATTCAAAGAAATGAAGGAAGATCCCTGTATGGATATCGATGTTCCCTTAGATCACTTTTCTTTTAGGAACATGACTGTCCCAGGAAAAGTTGTTGGCACTCCCGATTATATGGCTCCTGAGCGTTTATCAGGAGCCCCTGCCTCAGAAAAAACGGATATTTATGCTTTAGGTGTGATTCTTTATCAGATGCTGACGCTATCTTTTCCTTTTCGCACGAAAAAAGGTAAGGCAATGCGTCGTCAAGGAATCAGTTTCCCTGAGGATGTTGCTCCTCATCGGGAGATACCTCCTTTCCTATCACAAGTAGTTATGAAAGCTCTAGCTGCAGATCCTAGAGAGCGTTATTCTTCCGTACGGGAATTAAAATTAGCTATTGAACAATATTTACGAGGCAGTCCCTCGTGGTTCCCTAAAGTTATATTGCATATTCAAGATACTAGTTGCTGGAGATTTCATGAGCCAATTTTGCTATCAAAATATTTTCCTACATTGAAGATATCACCTGCATTGTGGTGTAGCTTAGCGATATCGAAAATAGAAAGTTTCTCAGAAGTGCGTTTGGAATATACCTTAACTCGTAAGGGGTTGATTGAAGGGTTTGGTATGTTTCTCCCTCCTTTTGAGGAGAATAATTATCGGGATTTTTATCGTGGTTACGGTTTTTGGTTGCATTTATGTGATGATATCCTTTTTGTATCTTTGGTAAAAGATGGTTTAGAAATTCAAAAGACTTCCCACCATGTTCCTTCTGAAAAACAAAAGTTTTCTCTTGCTTTTGAACGGCAAAACCATCGTTTGTCTCTACTTGTTGATCATGCAGTGGTTATGCTACATATGGATTATTTCCCGGGCCGTGGAGGATGCATTGGGGTGATTATCCAGGATATGGCTGATCTTTGTAGTGGGATTACTGTTTTGGAAAGCAGTAGTTCTTTACAGGTCAGTTGTTTGGCAGTTCCTGATGCGTTTCTTAATGAGAAGTTATATGACCACGCGATTACGTTTTATCGTAGAATTGTTGAGTCTTTTCCTGGCCGTCGGGAGGGATATGAAGCCCAATTTCGGATAGGAATTGCTAAGTTAGAAAAAGCATCTTCTTTAAGTGATGCGCGGGGATTTAGTGAAGCTCTTGAAGAATTTTCTGTTTTACACCACAGTCCTGTAGCTCCGCTAGAATACTTAGGAAAGGCCTTGGTTTATCAACGACTTAAAGAGTATAATGAGGAAATTAAGAGTTTAGTTTTAGCGTTAAAACGGTACCCACAGTGTTCAGAAATTTCTCGTGTTCGTGATCATGTTATTTATCGGTTGCGGGAGGCTTTATATCGTGGGCATCGGTTAACTTTAGTGCTTATGCTTCTTGTACTCCATATTGCTCCCCAATCGATAGCACCTGCAGAAGAAAAGTATTTCTTCTGTGGCCTGCAGGAAAAGATTTCAGCAACTTTATTCTGTAATTTAGATGTTTCTCCTGTAGATTTTCGGTCATCTAAAATGGAGTTGCTCCTGAGTTTTTGGTCAGGATTTACTGCATTTCTACCTGGGTTGTTTCAAAGGTCTTGGGATTTAAAGGATTATCGTGGTCTTGCAGATATCTTATATTCTGCTATGGAAATTGGAGATAAGGAGTTTGTGGTTGAGCATTCTGAGATATTACGTCAAAATTTATTGCATATCCCCAGGTCTGAAGACATAGTAGAAATTCATCCGGAAAAATTGCTAGTATTTCTTTTAGCGTTACAGGACATGATCCATGGTGAACTACCTAAGAAAATTTTTTCTCGTGTAGAAGATTTGGATTCTGTTTTGATTGTCTATTTGTTTGATCTTTTTGCTAAAGAGGCGTTAATCCAGGGGCAAGGAGAGCAGATACTCAACGTTATCCCTTTACTTGTACCGTATCTTTCGGACCAACAGTATAGAGAATACCTGCTTCCCTACGAAATTTTTGCTTATTTGTGGTTGAAAGAAGATCGTAAGGTAGGTGATCTTTTATCTAGGAATTACTCAACAGATGAATGGCTAGACAGCCGTAGTTATGCATTTATTTTTTATGGTTGTTGGCTAGCACTTACTGAAGATCCTCAGTTAGCTTATATTCATTTTTCTGGATATTCTGATGACTCTGTTTCTCCAAAATCGTTGCTTGGTTGGGCATACAGCGCTTTAGGATTGCCTAGTCAGGATACAAATTTAAGCTATCAAGAACAAAAAATATTACTCTTGCAGAAGTTTGTCTTTGCTCATTGTTTAGGAAACCATGAGGAAAGAGATAGCTATCAGGCAGCTTATCATCTGTGTAGACAAGAACGTCCTTTATAA
- a CDS encoding valine--tRNA ligase — translation MKEDEFPKAYDFKTVEEKLYAFWETSGMFVSHSESNKPPYAVIMPPPNVTGILHMGHALVNTLQDILIRYKRMSGFEVCWVPGTDHAGIATQTIVERYLYASFGKRRVDFSREEFLAHVWEWKEKSESVILSQLRQLGCSCDWSRLRFTMEPLANRSVRKAFKVLFDQGHIYQGYYLVNWDPMLQTALADDEVEYEERDGWLYYIRYRVVNSHEEIIVATTRPETLLGDTAIAVSPEDPRYAHLLGSKVYLPFVHREIPIIGDISVDPSFGTGAVKVTPAHDKDDYRIGLQHQLPMVNIFTPTGEINEEGERFTGLSREQAREKIILELDALGLFVKKEPYKLRVGVSYRSGAVIEPYLSKQWFIAVNHFRDSLREFVCNEDIKIFPPEFTKNYLSWVNNLKDWCISRQLWWGHRIPVWHHKEDPNRKICYEGEGIPKEVAADPDSWYQDPDVLDTWFSSGLWPLTCLGWPDLASKDFEKFYPTALLVTGHDILFFWVTRMVLLCSAMVGKQPFSHVFLHGLIFGKSYKRYNALGEWTYISGEEKRAYDLGQALPEDVVAKWEKLSKSKGNVIDPLEMIASYGADAVRMTLCSCANRGEQIDLDYRLFEEYKNFANKIWNGARFITSHISQLTGDNLAQGIDTQDLGLEDYVIIDKFNCLLRQLESAYTTYAFDKMISMAYEFFKNDFCSTYIEIIKPVLFGKRGSEKSRLAKQKLLLVILVNVLGVLHPIAPFITDTLFAKVKNSLGDLPANSSDVIMGHALSMLQGDSYMYSPYPKEIKIPFPDHLQESWSLAERLVYTIRNIRGEMQLDSRVSLDAFVLCPSEIAIDVYVPIMCALGGLSSVELLKEEPKGRLYSFGVVDTIRLGVFVPSQHLVKEKGRLEKEKKRLESAIESASNLLASESFRTRANPDLVHAKEEALKNYRVELQNILNKLASFS, via the coding sequence ATGAAAGAGGATGAATTTCCCAAGGCTTACGATTTTAAAACAGTAGAAGAGAAGTTATATGCTTTTTGGGAAACATCCGGCATGTTTGTATCTCATAGTGAGAGTAACAAACCTCCGTATGCTGTGATCATGCCTCCACCTAATGTTACAGGCATTTTGCATATGGGGCATGCTCTTGTGAATACCCTTCAGGATATTCTTATTCGTTATAAGCGAATGTCAGGATTTGAAGTTTGTTGGGTTCCTGGTACAGATCATGCGGGAATTGCTACGCAGACGATAGTAGAAAGGTATTTATATGCTTCCTTTGGTAAGCGTCGTGTAGATTTTTCTAGAGAAGAATTTTTGGCTCATGTTTGGGAGTGGAAAGAAAAAAGTGAATCCGTGATTCTTTCTCAATTACGTCAATTGGGTTGCTCGTGCGACTGGTCACGTTTGCGATTTACAATGGAGCCTTTAGCTAATCGTTCTGTAAGAAAAGCGTTTAAGGTTTTATTTGATCAGGGGCACATTTATCAAGGGTATTATCTTGTTAATTGGGATCCTATGTTACAAACAGCTCTTGCTGATGATGAAGTGGAGTATGAGGAAAGAGATGGCTGGCTTTATTATATTCGTTATCGCGTAGTCAATAGTCATGAAGAGATTATTGTAGCCACAACCCGTCCTGAAACTTTGTTGGGAGATACAGCTATTGCTGTTTCTCCTGAGGATCCGCGGTATGCTCATTTGTTAGGTTCTAAGGTTTACTTACCTTTTGTTCATCGGGAGATTCCTATTATTGGTGATATTTCTGTAGATCCTTCATTTGGAACAGGAGCGGTAAAAGTAACTCCAGCTCATGATAAGGATGATTATCGTATAGGGCTACAACATCAGTTGCCTATGGTAAATATTTTCACTCCTACGGGAGAGATTAATGAGGAAGGAGAACGATTTACAGGTTTAAGTCGGGAACAAGCTCGTGAGAAGATTATTTTAGAATTAGATGCTTTAGGACTGTTTGTGAAAAAAGAACCCTATAAGTTACGCGTAGGAGTTTCTTATCGTTCTGGGGCCGTTATCGAGCCGTATTTATCGAAGCAATGGTTTATTGCTGTAAATCATTTTCGTGATTCTTTAAGAGAATTTGTATGTAATGAGGATATAAAGATTTTTCCCCCAGAGTTTACGAAAAATTATTTGTCCTGGGTAAATAATTTAAAAGATTGGTGCATTAGCCGACAGTTGTGGTGGGGACATCGTATCCCTGTGTGGCATCATAAAGAGGATCCCAATCGTAAGATTTGTTATGAAGGCGAGGGTATTCCAAAGGAAGTAGCTGCGGATCCTGATTCTTGGTATCAAGATCCTGATGTTCTGGATACTTGGTTTTCTTCTGGGTTATGGCCATTGACTTGTTTGGGTTGGCCGGATCTCGCTTCTAAAGATTTTGAAAAGTTTTACCCTACAGCGCTATTGGTTACAGGACATGATATCTTATTTTTCTGGGTAACGCGTATGGTCTTGCTGTGTAGTGCTATGGTAGGAAAACAACCGTTTTCTCATGTATTTTTACACGGACTGATTTTTGGGAAGTCGTACAAACGTTACAATGCTTTGGGAGAATGGACGTACATTTCTGGTGAAGAAAAACGCGCTTATGATTTGGGGCAAGCTTTACCTGAAGATGTTGTTGCTAAATGGGAAAAGCTTTCTAAGTCTAAAGGCAATGTGATAGACCCTCTGGAGATGATTGCGTCTTATGGTGCTGATGCTGTACGCATGACTTTATGTTCTTGCGCTAATCGTGGGGAGCAAATTGATTTAGATTATCGTTTATTTGAGGAATATAAAAATTTCGCGAATAAGATATGGAATGGAGCAAGATTTATTACTAGCCATATTTCTCAGCTTACTGGGGATAACCTTGCTCAAGGTATAGATACCCAAGATTTGGGGTTAGAGGATTATGTCATTATTGATAAGTTTAATTGTTTATTGAGACAATTGGAATCTGCTTATACTACCTATGCTTTTGATAAGATGATTTCTATGGCATATGAGTTCTTTAAAAATGATTTTTGTTCGACGTACATAGAAATCATCAAACCTGTTTTATTTGGTAAACGAGGCAGCGAAAAATCTCGTTTAGCTAAGCAGAAGTTATTATTAGTTATATTAGTGAATGTACTTGGGGTATTGCATCCTATTGCACCTTTTATTACGGATACTCTGTTTGCAAAAGTAAAAAATTCTCTTGGAGACTTACCAGCCAATAGTTCCGATGTAATTATGGGTCATGCATTATCTATGTTACAAGGGGATTCCTATATGTATTCTCCTTACCCTAAGGAAATTAAGATTCCATTTCCTGATCATCTTCAGGAATCATGGTCTCTTGCGGAACGCCTTGTCTATACAATTAGGAATATTCGAGGAGAAATGCAGTTAGATTCTCGGGTATCCTTAGATGCTTTTGTTCTTTGCCCCTCAGAGATAGCTATAGATGTCTATGTTCCTATTATGTGTGCTTTAGGTGGTTTATCTTCTGTGGAGTTGTTAAAAGAGGAACCTAAAGGTCGTCTGTATAGTTTTGGGGTAGTTGACACAATTCGTTTAGGTGTGTTTGTCCCTTCTCAACACCTTGTTAAGGAGAAAGGTCGCTTAGAAAAAGAAAAAAAACGTTTAGAAAGTGCTATAGAAAGTGCTTCAAATTTATTAGCGAGTGAAAGTTTTCGTACGAGAGCAAATCCTGATCTTGTGCATGCTAAAGAAGAAGCTTTGAAGAATTATCGTGTAGAATTGCAAAACATTCTGAATAAGTTAGCATCATTTTCATAA